In one Gemmatimonadales bacterium genomic region, the following are encoded:
- a CDS encoding glucoamylase family protein, with protein sequence MPFNFPTAAPLRHLARRLSRRADRRDDLVAGPLRGELLGAEHLAERGRAVARAQAVVPRGRRARRALLLERLTGTRRVLDDAYARLTAAAEHDADVGPAGEWLLDNAYVVQEHIREVHESLPRGYYRELPELASGPLAGYPRVYELAITLISHTEGRIDLENVSRIVAAFQQVTPLSIGELWAIPAMLRVGLLESVRRMALRTLHRLDDLERADRWAARFTAAAEEGAAPGNAHGAAAHGATLHEFLAHPPPLTPTFVARFLQQLRLARGDLPSLAWLEQWIGEEGLSAEDAAASAGQRTALTQVMVANSITSLRAVARMEWQTFVERQSVMEAALREDPAGVYGRMTFATRDRYRHAIERIAKRTGRSEDAVARSAVDLARAARDDAGTHDADPRRAHVGYYIVGEGRPALDRATRYRPPVKEAVHRWVLRHPNVVFVGGIVVSTIVALAIVLWPAWSAARAGWWAVLLFAFIPATEIAVSVVNQLITAFLPPSELPKLDLSEPGGLPPEYRTAVVIPTLFGSVESVHEALGDLEAQFLANRERHLHFALLSDFTDAPSEAVGGDAAIVDAAVAGVRALNARYAGGAAGTPADAEDAFYLFHRPRRWNPRQGVWMGWERKRGKLAEFNRFLRGGADGAFSAVVGDAARIRQVRYVITLDADTVLPPDTAPLLIGALAHPLNRAVYDPKRGRVVRGYGILQPRVGVTLPSAHRSYFAAIHSGHPGVDPYTTAVSNVYQDLYGEGSFTGKGIYDVDAFEQATHGRFPENTLLSHDLIEGSYARAGLATDITVYDDYPARYLTYARRKHRWIRGDWQLLPWLTPWVPGPTGRERNRLSLLSRWKILDNLRRSTVEIAQLAFLVAGWTILPGSPLHWTVLGLAAIAAPWIVALLLAGLRPPFDKSWRAYYAAVDRDVVTSAEQVGLAIAFLPHQAWNSADAILRTLWRLLVSRRRLLEWQAASQVERTASTSARGAWYAMAPAVALAAGILAGVAWRVLSHAGATASAAPAPWPLALATLPLVALWIASPAVAHALGAPAARRERRLPRARRAEALRYALLHWRFFDRFVNETTHWLAPDNFQEDPARAVALRTSPTNIGLQLLATVSAYDLGFLTVDAMVRRLELAFRSLERLRRFRGHLFNWYDLRDLSVLEPAYISTVDSGNLAGHLIALRQACLAIANESTLDARVWRALDAALALADERLAIVPGAPAVIAREELRAARTALALADAPAGALAGLAAPLERARAAMAGAARDAEPHAVPDAVPDAVPDAVPAAVTLEPELEWIEWSLCLVAEHTARLHAPPPPAVLAARLEALAERAYAWAMEMEFSFLFDRTRKLFAIGYDQGTHTLDDSYYDLLASEARLASFVAIGKNDVPVEHWFRLGRALTYAAGEPALVSWSGSMFEYLMPVLVMQSFPDTLLDQTYHGALRRQIAYGVARAAPWGVSESAYNLRDRHLTYQYRAFGVPDLALKRGLGRDLVVAPYASALALMVDPERALANLTALERRGALGRYGFRDAIDYTRPDPGERYAVVRTYMAHHIGMGFVALANALTADRWQRRFHADPLVRSVDLLLQERIPRRLVPQEPQAVRPDEALPDPDLERPAVRELDTADTATPHVALLGRLPYTIMVTNGGGGYSRYGELAVTRWRADGTRDHTGQFCYVKDVTRGRVWSAAHQPVAAPADWYRAQLASDRITFHRADGPIETRTEIAVVPEDAAEVRRVTVTNNGGEPCDVELTSYGEIVMAPPDADRVHPAFANLFVETEWHEWCTALTATRRPRAAADAPLWCVHVVAAGPERTGPVSCETDRARFVGRGRSTRDPVALEADGPLSGSTGAVLDPIVSLRARVRLRPGQSAAVAFTTLVATTRERAFELADRYREPHAAQRALDLAWTSTQMELRELGVAPAEAAVFQDLAGSLFFGSPALRAPADELARNDGSQPLLWAQGISGDWPILLATIDSPDGLPTLRQLFAAHHYWRRHGMMVDLVVLDAQPSGYLQALHERIMAALLASADAGAADLPGGVFVRRRDRLRPDELLMLRATARVHLTCDGRALGRVMDTVRPVPEAPPEITTPEPPPLAHRAAGRITAAATLTLQWVREHLAEPPTAPEPLRPARPSGAALTRDGVPNASPGAAPLRFDNGLGGLAADGAYEIRIDENRVPPAPWVNVVANPHGGFIVSESGAGATWAGNSYFYRLTPWHNDPVADPVSDAIYLRDDETGEVWCPTPAPIRDGGRCTVRHGAGTSSFERTQSDIATHLTLGMADDAAVKLALLRLTNDGSVTRHLTVTAYAEWTLGVLREHTQHQVRTLFDPECRAMFARNTFAPEFADWAAFCALSEPVTSQTASRREFLGRNGTVAAPAGLRQSPLAGVTGAGIDPCAALQCELTLAPGETREIAVALGAAPGEARAREAAERYADVARARAAVMRSTKQWADRLSVVSVRTPEPAFDAMLNQWALYQALGCRMWARSALYQSSGAYGFRDQLQDAMAFVYAEPALAREHILRSAARQFVEGDVQHWWHPQSGRGVRTRFSDDLVWLPYVVRHYVRVTGDASVLDEVVPFLTMRPLAPHEQEAYDLPEVAAERASVYEHGARALRKACTAGVRGLPLIGCGDWNDGMNRVGVEGRGESVWLAWFLAATLRAFADLADARADVVTAADFRARARAYAEAADHHAWDGEWYRRAYFDDGTPLGSAMNAECRIDSIAQSWSVISGAGDGERQARAMRSLERHLVREDARLIQLLAPPFDVTPHDPGYIRGYLPGVRENGAQYTHAALWAVLATALRGEGDRAFALYQMLNPFTHGATAAGVETYKVEPYVVAADVYTAAGQVGRGGWTWYTGSASWMYRVGLEAILGFTKRGDRLEISPCVPAEWREYAIEYRYGRSVYAITVFPAGGTAGDCAGLTVDGTVVAGATIPLVDDGARHEVVVRTTARASGGAEELGERQGERLE encoded by the coding sequence GTGCCCTTCAACTTTCCGACCGCGGCGCCGCTGCGCCACCTCGCGCGGCGCCTCTCGCGCCGCGCCGACCGCCGCGACGATCTCGTCGCCGGCCCGCTCCGCGGCGAGCTGCTCGGCGCCGAGCACCTGGCAGAGCGCGGCCGCGCGGTGGCGCGCGCGCAGGCGGTGGTGCCGCGCGGACGGCGGGCGCGCCGCGCGCTGCTGCTCGAGCGGCTTACCGGCACACGCCGCGTGCTCGACGATGCCTACGCCCGGCTCACCGCGGCCGCCGAGCACGATGCGGACGTGGGTCCCGCCGGCGAATGGCTGCTCGATAACGCTTACGTGGTGCAGGAGCACATCCGCGAGGTGCACGAGAGCCTGCCGCGCGGCTATTACCGCGAGCTACCCGAGCTCGCGAGCGGGCCGCTCGCCGGCTATCCGCGGGTGTACGAGCTTGCCATCACACTGATCTCGCACACCGAAGGCCGCATCGACCTCGAAAACGTGAGCCGCATCGTGGCCGCGTTCCAGCAGGTGACACCGCTCTCGATCGGCGAGCTCTGGGCCATTCCCGCCATGCTCCGCGTGGGCCTGCTCGAGAGCGTGCGCCGCATGGCGCTCCGCACCCTGCACCGGCTCGACGATCTCGAGCGCGCCGACCGCTGGGCCGCGCGCTTCACGGCCGCCGCGGAAGAAGGCGCCGCGCCGGGCAACGCCCACGGCGCCGCCGCCCACGGCGCCACGCTCCATGAGTTCCTCGCCCACCCGCCGCCGCTCACCCCCACCTTCGTGGCCCGCTTCCTCCAGCAGCTCCGGCTCGCGCGCGGCGACCTTCCCTCGCTCGCCTGGCTCGAGCAGTGGATCGGCGAGGAGGGCCTGAGTGCCGAGGACGCGGCCGCGAGCGCGGGCCAGCGCACCGCGCTCACCCAGGTCATGGTGGCCAACAGCATCACCAGCCTGCGCGCCGTCGCCCGGATGGAATGGCAGACCTTCGTCGAGCGGCAGAGCGTGATGGAGGCGGCGCTGCGCGAGGATCCAGCCGGCGTGTACGGGCGAATGACCTTCGCCACCCGCGACCGCTACCGCCACGCGATCGAGCGGATCGCGAAGCGCACCGGCCGCAGCGAGGACGCGGTGGCGCGGAGCGCGGTCGACCTGGCGCGTGCCGCGCGCGACGACGCCGGCACGCACGACGCCGACCCGCGCCGCGCCCACGTCGGCTACTACATCGTGGGCGAGGGGCGCCCCGCGCTCGACCGCGCCACCCGCTATCGCCCGCCGGTGAAGGAGGCGGTGCACCGCTGGGTCCTGCGCCACCCCAACGTGGTGTTCGTGGGTGGCATCGTCGTGAGCACCATCGTGGCGCTCGCCATCGTGCTCTGGCCAGCCTGGTCCGCGGCGCGGGCCGGCTGGTGGGCGGTGCTGCTCTTCGCCTTCATCCCGGCCACCGAGATCGCCGTGAGCGTGGTGAACCAGCTCATCACCGCGTTCCTTCCGCCGAGCGAGCTCCCCAAGCTGGACCTGAGCGAACCCGGCGGCTTGCCGCCCGAGTACCGCACCGCGGTGGTGATCCCGACGCTCTTCGGCAGCGTCGAATCGGTCCATGAGGCGCTGGGCGATCTCGAGGCGCAGTTCCTCGCCAACCGGGAGCGGCACCTGCACTTCGCGCTCCTGAGCGACTTCACCGATGCGCCGTCCGAAGCGGTCGGGGGCGACGCGGCGATCGTCGACGCCGCGGTGGCCGGCGTGCGCGCCCTCAACGCGCGGTATGCCGGAGGCGCCGCCGGCACACCCGCGGACGCCGAGGACGCCTTCTATCTCTTTCATCGGCCCCGCCGCTGGAACCCGCGGCAGGGCGTCTGGATGGGTTGGGAGCGGAAGCGCGGCAAGCTGGCCGAGTTCAACCGGTTTCTCCGCGGCGGCGCCGACGGCGCGTTTTCCGCCGTGGTCGGCGACGCGGCGCGCATCCGGCAGGTGCGCTACGTCATCACGCTCGACGCCGACACCGTCCTGCCACCCGACACGGCGCCGCTCCTGATCGGCGCGCTGGCCCACCCGCTCAACCGCGCCGTCTACGACCCCAAGCGCGGCCGGGTCGTGCGCGGCTACGGCATCCTGCAGCCGCGGGTCGGCGTGACACTGCCGAGCGCGCACCGTTCGTACTTTGCCGCGATCCACTCCGGGCATCCGGGCGTGGACCCCTACACCACCGCCGTGTCCAACGTGTACCAGGACCTCTACGGCGAAGGCAGCTTCACCGGCAAGGGCATTTACGACGTCGACGCCTTCGAGCAGGCCACCCATGGCCGCTTTCCCGAGAATACCCTCCTCTCGCACGACCTCATCGAGGGAAGCTACGCCCGCGCGGGCCTCGCCACCGACATCACGGTGTACGACGACTACCCGGCCCGCTATCTCACGTACGCCCGCCGCAAGCATCGCTGGATCCGAGGAGACTGGCAGTTGCTGCCGTGGCTCACGCCATGGGTGCCGGGGCCCACCGGCCGCGAGCGCAACCGGCTCTCGCTGCTCTCGCGCTGGAAGATTCTCGATAACCTGCGACGCAGCACCGTCGAGATCGCGCAGCTCGCCTTCCTGGTGGCCGGCTGGACCATTCTGCCCGGCTCACCGCTTCACTGGACGGTGCTCGGGCTCGCGGCCATCGCGGCGCCGTGGATCGTGGCGCTGCTGCTCGCCGGACTCCGGCCGCCGTTCGACAAGTCATGGCGCGCCTACTACGCGGCGGTCGATCGCGACGTGGTGACGAGCGCCGAGCAGGTAGGGCTCGCCATCGCGTTCCTGCCGCACCAGGCGTGGAACTCTGCCGACGCGATCCTGCGCACGCTGTGGCGGCTGCTGGTCTCGCGCCGCCGGCTGCTCGAGTGGCAGGCCGCATCGCAGGTGGAGCGCACCGCGTCGACGTCGGCGCGCGGCGCATGGTACGCGATGGCGCCGGCGGTGGCGCTCGCCGCCGGCATCCTGGCCGGAGTAGCGTGGCGTGTACTGTCGCACGCGGGCGCCACCGCCTCCGCGGCGCCGGCGCCCTGGCCGCTCGCGCTCGCGACGCTGCCGCTGGTGGCGCTCTGGATCGCGTCGCCCGCCGTGGCGCACGCGCTGGGCGCGCCCGCCGCGCGGCGCGAGCGGCGGCTGCCGCGCGCGCGCCGCGCCGAGGCGCTGCGCTACGCGCTGCTGCACTGGCGATTCTTCGACCGCTTCGTCAACGAGACGACGCACTGGCTGGCGCCCGACAACTTTCAGGAAGACCCGGCCCGGGCGGTGGCGCTTCGCACCTCGCCCACCAACATCGGGCTCCAGCTCCTCGCCACGGTGAGCGCATACGACCTCGGCTTCCTTACCGTGGACGCGATGGTGCGCCGGCTGGAGCTGGCCTTTCGCTCGCTCGAGCGGCTCAGGCGCTTTCGCGGCCACCTGTTCAACTGGTACGATCTGCGCGACCTCTCGGTGCTCGAGCCGGCCTACATCTCTACCGTCGACAGCGGCAATCTCGCCGGCCACCTGATCGCGCTGCGCCAGGCCTGCCTCGCTATCGCAAACGAATCCACGCTCGACGCGCGGGTCTGGCGCGCGCTCGACGCCGCCCTCGCGCTCGCCGACGAGCGGCTGGCCATCGTGCCGGGGGCGCCCGCGGTGATCGCGCGCGAGGAGCTGCGCGCGGCCCGCACGGCACTCGCCCTGGCGGACGCGCCGGCCGGCGCGCTCGCTGGCCTGGCGGCCCCGCTCGAGCGGGCCCGCGCCGCCATGGCCGGCGCCGCGCGCGACGCAGAGCCGCACGCGGTGCCGGACGCGGTGCCGGACGCGGTGCCGGACGCGGTGCCGGCGGCCGTCACGCTCGAGCCGGAGCTCGAGTGGATCGAGTGGAGTCTGTGTCTCGTCGCCGAGCACACCGCGCGCCTGCACGCCCCGCCCCCTCCCGCGGTGCTCGCGGCCCGGCTCGAGGCGCTGGCCGAGCGGGCCTACGCGTGGGCGATGGAGATGGAGTTCAGCTTTCTCTTCGACCGCACCCGGAAGCTCTTCGCCATCGGCTACGACCAGGGCACCCACACCCTCGACGACTCGTACTACGACCTGCTCGCCTCCGAGGCCCGGCTCGCGAGCTTCGTCGCCATCGGCAAGAACGACGTGCCCGTCGAGCACTGGTTCCGGCTGGGCCGCGCGCTCACCTACGCCGCCGGGGAGCCCGCGCTCGTGTCGTGGAGCGGGAGCATGTTCGAGTATCTCATGCCGGTGCTCGTCATGCAGTCGTTTCCCGACACGCTGCTCGACCAGACCTACCACGGCGCGCTCCGCCGGCAGATCGCCTACGGCGTCGCGCGCGCCGCGCCCTGGGGCGTGAGCGAGAGCGCCTACAACCTGCGCGACCGCCACCTGACGTATCAGTACCGCGCCTTCGGCGTGCCCGACCTGGCGCTCAAGCGCGGGCTCGGCCGCGACCTCGTGGTGGCGCCCTACGCCTCCGCGCTGGCGCTCATGGTGGATCCTGAGCGCGCCCTCGCCAATCTCACGGCGCTCGAGCGCCGCGGCGCGCTCGGCCGCTACGGCTTCCGCGATGCGATCGACTACACCCGCCCCGATCCGGGCGAGCGCTACGCCGTGGTGCGAACCTACATGGCGCACCACATCGGCATGGGGTTCGTCGCGCTCGCCAACGCGCTCACGGCCGACCGCTGGCAGCGGCGCTTCCACGCCGACCCGCTGGTGCGCTCGGTCGATCTCCTTCTTCAGGAGCGCATCCCGCGCCGCCTCGTGCCACAGGAGCCCCAGGCCGTGCGGCCCGACGAAGCGCTGCCCGATCCCGACCTCGAGCGCCCCGCTGTGCGCGAGCTCGACACCGCCGACACCGCGACACCGCACGTGGCGCTGCTCGGCCGGCTGCCGTACACCATCATGGTGACCAACGGGGGCGGCGGCTACAGCCGTTACGGGGAGCTGGCGGTTACCCGCTGGCGCGCGGACGGCACCCGCGACCACACCGGCCAGTTCTGCTATGTGAAGGACGTGACCCGCGGCCGCGTCTGGTCGGCGGCGCACCAGCCGGTGGCGGCCCCGGCCGACTGGTACCGGGCGCAGCTCGCCAGCGACCGGATCACCTTTCATCGCGCCGACGGGCCGATCGAGACCCGCACCGAGATCGCCGTGGTGCCCGAGGACGCGGCCGAGGTGCGCCGCGTCACCGTCACCAACAACGGCGGCGAGCCGTGCGACGTCGAGCTCACGAGCTACGGCGAGATCGTGATGGCGCCGCCCGACGCCGACCGCGTCCACCCGGCGTTCGCCAACCTGTTCGTCGAGACCGAGTGGCACGAGTGGTGTACCGCGCTCACCGCCACCCGCCGCCCGCGCGCCGCCGCCGACGCGCCGCTTTGGTGCGTGCACGTGGTGGCCGCGGGACCCGAGCGGACGGGCCCCGTCTCGTGCGAGACCGACCGCGCGCGCTTCGTCGGCCGCGGGCGCTCGACCCGTGATCCGGTCGCGCTCGAGGCCGATGGCCCGCTCTCGGGCAGTACCGGGGCAGTGCTCGATCCGATCGTGTCGCTGCGCGCGCGGGTGCGGCTCCGGCCGGGGCAGTCGGCGGCGGTGGCGTTCACCACGCTCGTCGCCACGACGCGTGAGCGTGCCTTCGAGCTGGCCGACCGCTACCGCGAGCCGCACGCTGCGCAGCGCGCGCTCGACCTGGCGTGGACCTCCACCCAGATGGAGCTGCGCGAGCTGGGCGTGGCGCCCGCAGAGGCGGCGGTGTTCCAGGACCTCGCGGGGTCGCTCTTCTTCGGCAGCCCCGCGCTGCGCGCGCCGGCCGACGAGCTGGCGCGCAACGACGGCTCGCAGCCGCTGCTCTGGGCTCAGGGCATTTCGGGTGACTGGCCCATCCTGCTCGCCACGATCGACTCGCCCGACGGCTTGCCGACGCTGCGCCAACTGTTCGCGGCCCATCACTACTGGCGGCGGCACGGCATGATGGTCGACCTCGTCGTGCTCGACGCGCAGCCGTCGGGCTACCTGCAGGCGCTGCACGAGCGGATCATGGCCGCGCTGCTCGCCTCCGCCGACGCGGGCGCCGCCGACCTGCCCGGCGGTGTGTTCGTGCGCCGGCGCGATCGGCTCCGCCCCGACGAGCTGCTCATGCTGCGCGCGACCGCGCGGGTCCACCTGACCTGCGACGGCCGCGCGCTCGGCCGCGTCATGGACACCGTGCGCCCGGTCCCGGAGGCGCCGCCCGAGATCACGACGCCCGAGCCGCCGCCGCTCGCGCACCGCGCCGCTGGGCGAATCACGGCGGCCGCCACGCTCACCCTTCAGTGGGTCCGGGAGCACCTGGCCGAGCCGCCCACGGCGCCCGAACCGCTCCGGCCCGCGCGGCCGTCGGGCGCAGCGCTCACGCGCGATGGCGTGCCCAACGCGTCGCCCGGCGCGGCGCCGCTCCGGTTCGACAACGGGCTCGGCGGGCTCGCGGCCGACGGCGCCTACGAGATCCGCATCGATGAAAACCGGGTGCCCCCCGCGCCCTGGGTCAACGTCGTCGCCAACCCGCACGGCGGGTTCATTGTCTCCGAGAGCGGTGCCGGCGCCACCTGGGCCGGCAACAGCTACTTCTACCGGCTGACCCCGTGGCACAACGATCCCGTGGCGGACCCGGTGAGCGACGCGATCTACCTGCGCGACGACGAAACCGGCGAGGTGTGGTGCCCGACGCCCGCGCCGATCCGCGACGGCGGCCGCTGCACCGTGCGCCACGGCGCGGGCACGTCGTCGTTCGAGCGCACCCAGTCGGACATCGCGACGCATCTGACGCTCGGCATGGCTGACGACGCGGCGGTGAAGCTCGCGTTGCTGCGGCTCACCAACGACGGCTCCGTCACGCGCCACCTCACCGTCACCGCCTACGCCGAGTGGACGCTCGGCGTGCTGCGCGAGCACACCCAGCACCAGGTGCGCACGTTGTTCGACCCCGAATGCCGCGCCATGTTCGCGCGAAACACCTTCGCGCCCGAGTTCGCGGACTGGGCCGCGTTCTGCGCCCTGAGCGAGCCGGTCACGAGCCAGACTGCGAGCCGGCGCGAGTTCCTCGGGCGGAACGGCACCGTGGCCGCGCCGGCGGGCCTGCGCCAGTCGCCGCTCGCCGGGGTCACCGGCGCGGGCATCGATCCGTGCGCCGCATTGCAGTGCGAGCTCACCCTCGCGCCCGGCGAGACCCGCGAAATCGCCGTGGCGCTCGGCGCCGCGCCCGGCGAGGCCCGCGCCCGCGAGGCCGCGGAGCGCTACGCGGACGTGGCGCGGGCGCGCGCCGCGGTGATGCGCTCCACCAAACAGTGGGCCGACCGGCTCTCGGTCGTGTCGGTGCGCACCCCCGAGCCGGCGTTCGACGCGATGCTCAACCAGTGGGCGCTCTACCAGGCGCTCGGCTGCCGCATGTGGGCCCGATCGGCGCTCTACCAGAGCAGCGGGGCGTACGGCTTCCGCGATCAACTGCAGGACGCGATGGCGTTCGTCTACGCCGAGCCCGCGCTCGCGCGCGAGCACATCCTCCGCTCGGCCGCGCGCCAGTTCGTGGAGGGCGACGTGCAGCATTGGTGGCACCCGCAGAGCGGGCGCGGGGTGCGCACCCGGTTCTCCGACGATCTCGTGTGGCTGCCGTACGTCGTCCGCCACTACGTGCGTGTCACGGGTGATGCATCGGTGCTCGACGAGGTCGTGCCGTTCCTTACCATGCGCCCGCTCGCGCCCCACGAGCAGGAGGCGTACGACCTGCCCGAGGTCGCCGCCGAGCGCGCCTCGGTGTACGAGCACGGTGCGCGGGCGCTCCGGAAGGCGTGTACCGCGGGCGTGCGTGGGCTGCCGCTCATCGGGTGCGGCGACTGGAACGACGGGATGAACCGCGTGGGCGTCGAGGGGCGGGGCGAAAGCGTGTGGCTCGCGTGGTTCCTCGCGGCAACGCTCCGCGCCTTCGCCGACCTGGCCGACGCGCGGGCCGATGTCGTCACCGCGGCCGACTTCCGGGCGCGCGCCCGCGCGTACGCCGAGGCAGCGGACCATCACGCGTGGGACGGCGAATGGTACCGCCGCGCCTACTTCGACGACGGCACGCCGCTCGGCTCGGCGATGAACGCCGAGTGCCGCATCGACTCGATCGCGCAAAGCTGGAGCGTCATCTCGGGCGCCGGCGACGGCGAGCGGCAGGCGCGGGCCATGCGCTCGCTCGAGCGGCACCTGGTGCGCGAGGACGCGCGGCTCATCCAGCTCCTGGCCCCGCCCTTCGATGTCACACCACACGACCCCGGCTACATCCGCGGCTACCTGCCCGGCGTGCGGGAGAACGGCGCGCAGTACACCCACGCGGCGCTCTGGGCGGTGCTGGCCACCGCGCTCCGCGGCGAAGGCGACCGCGCGTTCGCGCTTTACCAGATGCTCAATCCGTTCACGCACGGTGCCACGGCCGCGGGCGTGGAGACCTATAAGGTCGAGCCGTACGTCGTGGCGGCGGACGTGTACACGGCGGCGGGGCAGGTCGGCCGCGGCGGATGGACCTGGTACACCGGCTCGGCGAGCTGGATGTACCGGGTGGGGCTCGAGGCGATTCTGGGATTCACCAAGCGCGGCGACCGGCTCGAGATCAGTCCCTGCGTGCCGGCCGAGTGGCGGGAGTACGCGATCGAGTACCGCTACGGGCGGAGCGTGTACGCGATTACGGTATTTCCGGCCGGCGGCACGGCCGGCGACTGCGCCGGCCTCACGGTTGATGGCACGGTGGTGGCCGGCGCGACCATTCCACTGGTGGACGACGGCGCGCGGCACGAGGTCGTCGTGCGCACGACGGCCCGAGCGTCAGGTGGGGCGGAAGAGCTCGGAGAGCGACAGGGTGAACGGCTCGAGTGA